One part of the Denticeps clupeoides chromosome 16, fDenClu1.1, whole genome shotgun sequence genome encodes these proteins:
- the kctd15b gene encoding BTB/POZ domain-containing protein kctd15 isoform X1, whose product MFETEGRSMSRLSLTRSPVSPLAAQGIPLPAQLTKANAPVHIDVGGHMYTSSLATLTKYPDSRISRLFNGTEPIVLDSLKQHYFIDRDGEIFRYILSFLRTCKLLLPDDFKDFHLLYEEARYYQLTPMVKELERWKQERECRRLARPCDCLVVRVTPDLGERIALSGEKVLIEEIFPETGDVMCNSVNAGWNQDPTHVIRFPLNGYCRLNSVQVLERLFQKGFSVAASCGGGVDSSQFSEYVLCREDRRSQSINTPIRIKQEPLD is encoded by the exons ATGTTCGAGACG GAAGGAAGAAGCATGTCCCGCCTGTCCCTGACCCGGTCCCCGGTCTCCCCGCTGGCGGCGCAGGGGATCCCGCTGCCGGCGCAGCTCACCAAGGCCAACGCGCCGGTGCACATCGACGTCGGGGGACACATGTACACCAGCAGCCTGGCCACGCTCACCAAGTACCCCGACTCCAG AATCAGCCGCCTGTTTAATGGCACCGAGCCCATCGTGTTGGACAGCTTGAAGCAGCACTACTTCATTGACCGGGACGGGGAGATATTCCGCTACATTCTCAGCTTCCTCAGGACCTGCAAACTGCTGCTGCCGGACGACTTCAAG GACTTCCACCTGCTGTACGAGGAGGCGCGGTACTACCAGCTGACGCCCAtggtgaaggagctggagcGCTGGAAGCAGGAGCGGGAGTGCCGGCGGCTGGCGCGGCCCTGCGACTGCCTGGTGGTGCGCGTGACCCCCGACCTCGGCGAGAGGATCGCCCTGAGCGGCGAGAAGGTGCTGATCGAGGAGATCTTCCCCGAGACCGGCGACGTCATGTGCAACTCGGTCAACGCCGGCTGGAACCAGGACCCCACGCACGTCATCCGCTTCCCGCTCAACGGCTACTGCCGACTCAACTCGGTGCAG GTTCTGGAGCGGCTGTTCCAGAAGGGCTTCAGCGTGGCGGCGTCGTGCGGCGGCGGCGTGGACTCGTCCCAGTTCAGCGAGTACGTCCTGTGCCGCGAGGACCGGCGGAGTCAGTCCATCAACACCCCCATCAGAATAAAGCAGGAACCCCTGGACTAG
- the kctd15b gene encoding BTB/POZ domain-containing protein kctd15 isoform X2, whose protein sequence is MSKEGRSMSRLSLTRSPVSPLAAQGIPLPAQLTKANAPVHIDVGGHMYTSSLATLTKYPDSRISRLFNGTEPIVLDSLKQHYFIDRDGEIFRYILSFLRTCKLLLPDDFKDFHLLYEEARYYQLTPMVKELERWKQERECRRLARPCDCLVVRVTPDLGERIALSGEKVLIEEIFPETGDVMCNSVNAGWNQDPTHVIRFPLNGYCRLNSVQVLERLFQKGFSVAASCGGGVDSSQFSEYVLCREDRRSQSINTPIRIKQEPLD, encoded by the exons ATGTCCAAG GAAGGAAGAAGCATGTCCCGCCTGTCCCTGACCCGGTCCCCGGTCTCCCCGCTGGCGGCGCAGGGGATCCCGCTGCCGGCGCAGCTCACCAAGGCCAACGCGCCGGTGCACATCGACGTCGGGGGACACATGTACACCAGCAGCCTGGCCACGCTCACCAAGTACCCCGACTCCAG AATCAGCCGCCTGTTTAATGGCACCGAGCCCATCGTGTTGGACAGCTTGAAGCAGCACTACTTCATTGACCGGGACGGGGAGATATTCCGCTACATTCTCAGCTTCCTCAGGACCTGCAAACTGCTGCTGCCGGACGACTTCAAG GACTTCCACCTGCTGTACGAGGAGGCGCGGTACTACCAGCTGACGCCCAtggtgaaggagctggagcGCTGGAAGCAGGAGCGGGAGTGCCGGCGGCTGGCGCGGCCCTGCGACTGCCTGGTGGTGCGCGTGACCCCCGACCTCGGCGAGAGGATCGCCCTGAGCGGCGAGAAGGTGCTGATCGAGGAGATCTTCCCCGAGACCGGCGACGTCATGTGCAACTCGGTCAACGCCGGCTGGAACCAGGACCCCACGCACGTCATCCGCTTCCCGCTCAACGGCTACTGCCGACTCAACTCGGTGCAG GTTCTGGAGCGGCTGTTCCAGAAGGGCTTCAGCGTGGCGGCGTCGTGCGGCGGCGGCGTGGACTCGTCCCAGTTCAGCGAGTACGTCCTGTGCCGCGAGGACCGGCGGAGTCAGTCCATCAACACCCCCATCAGAATAAAGCAGGAACCCCTGGACTAG